A genomic stretch from Setaria viridis chromosome 1, Setaria_viridis_v4.0, whole genome shotgun sequence includes:
- the LOC117850637 gene encoding potassium channel KAT1, giving the protein MFITCSIYIDSLHTPSAYRVEWPSKNRKVSMTQAHSRSCFQQFWDGVQVKRSSDNFTIELLPSLGATINHSNKLQKFIISPYDPRYRYWELFLIVLVIYSAWICPFELAFLRDLPPKLLHVENIVNSFFAVDIVLTFFVAYVDSKTHLLVDDRKRIAVRYLSTWFIFDVCSTAPFQPISLLFRHKGNALAFKILNMLRLWRLHRVSSLFARLEKDIRFNYFWTRCSKLISVTLFAVHCAGCFNYMIADRYPDPEKTWIGAVMPTFRSESLWTRYVTALYWSITTLTTTGYGDLHAENPREMLFGICYMMFNLGLTAYLIGNMTNLVVHGTSRTRNFRDSIQAASEFAARNQLPEKIKQQMLSHFCLQFKTEGLNQQAMLNGLPKGIRSSIAYNLFFPIIRQAYLFHGVSNNFIAELVMEVQAEYFPPQEDIMLQNEGVADIYIIVSGAVNLITTVNGNEQVYRKVEDGDMFGEVGALCGIPQPFTCRTATLSQLLRISKIRLTEIIQEHREDSNILMNNLFQKLKLQQNSPELNQLDRIFMHKYEPFHVSQEAWLLPQPYLQYTEHKCEDISKKVPTFIGDNGSTKIVAETNQLRKPQHENSHDQSNCNHGATGGMAGKEEDHDEVHINCETKKGTEEFCIQIKSEDCDAASSRQTSHETVKLRSSHNISEGTTRRRNQDSSYIKASNKRVTVHAYPHNGTGSLVQNGKLINLPGSLEELFEIGSQKFPGFHPTKLVTRDYAEIDDISVIRDGDHLFLLQM; this is encoded by the exons ATGTTCATCACCTGCAGCATATATATAGACAGCCTCCACACACCTTCTGCATACAGAGTTGAGTGGCCAAGCAAGAACAGAAAAGTAAGCATGACTCAAGCTCATTCCAGGTCATGCTTCCAACAATTCTGGGATGGTGTTCAAGTTAAGAGGAGCAGTGACAACTTCACCATTGAGCTCCTGCCATCTCTTGGTGCAACAATAAATCACTCTAACAAGTTGCAGAAGTTCATCATATCTCCCTATGATCCCCGTTATAG ATACTGGGAGCTGTTCCTTATAGTCCTAGTTATTTACTCCGCCTGGATATGCCCGTTTGAACTAGCATTCTTGAGGGACTTGCCCCCTAAGCTTCTGCACGTTGAGAACATTGTCAATAGCTTCTTTGCGGTTGATATTGTTTTGACATTCTTTGTAGCTTATGTCGACAGCAAAACACATCTTCTTGTGGATGATCGAAAGAGAATTGCAGTAAG GTACCTATCAACCTGGTTCATCTTTGATGTATGTTCCACAGCTCCATTCCAACCAATCAGCCTTCTGTTTAGACACAAGGGAAATGCCCTTGCTTTTAAGATACTCAATATGTTGAGGCTGTGGCGTCTTCACCGAGTCAGCTCACTGTTTGCCAG GCTGGAGAAGGATATAAGATTCAACTATTTCTGGACTAGGTGTTCAAAACTTATTTCT GTTACTCTGTTTGCGGTGCATTGTGCTGGATGCTTCAACTATATGATTGCCGACAGATATCCTGATCCAGAGAAAACATGGATAGGTGCTGTTATGCCTACTTTCAGATCAGAGAGCTTATGGACTAGATATGTTACTGCCCTTTACTGGTCGATTACAACACTGACAACAACGGGTTATGGGGATCTACATGCTGAGAACCCAAGAGAGATGCTGTTTGGTATCTGCTATATGATGTTTAATCTGGGACTGACAGCTTATCTTATTGGTAATATGACCAACCTGGTTGTTCATGGGACCAGCCGAACCCGGAACTTT AGGGACTCAATCCAAGCGGCTTCGGAATTTGCGGCACGAAATCAGTTGCCTGAGAAGATAAAGCAGCAGATGTTATCTCACTTCTGCCTACAGTTCAAGACAGAGGGGCTCAACCAGCAAGCCATGCTAAATGGTCTCCCGAAAGGAATTCGATCAAGCATAGCATACAACTTATTCTTTCCCATCATACGACAAGCCTACCTCTTTCATGGAGTATCCAATAATTTCATAGCAGAACTG GTAATGGAAGTGCAGGCTGAGTATTTCCCACCACAGGAAGACATAATGTTGCAAAATGAAGGGGTAGCAGATATTTACATAATAGTTTCAGGAGCAGTG AACTTGATAACAACAGTAAATGGGAATGAACAG GTGTACAGAAAAGTTGAAGACGGAGACATGTTTGGGGAAGTTGGTGCTCTGTGTGGCATACCCCAGCCATTTACCTGCCGCACCGCTACCCTGTCACAGCTCTTGAGAATAAGCAAGATAAGACTAACAGAGATCATTCAAGAACACAGGGAAGACAGCAATATTCTAATGAACAATCTATTCCAG AAGCTGAAGCTGCAGCAAAATTCACCTGAATTGAATCAACTAGACCGAATATTCATGCATAAGTATGAGCCATTTCATGTTTCTCAAGAAGCATGGTTGTTGCCTCAGCCATACTTACAATACACAGAGCACAAATGTGAAGACATTAGTAAGAAGGTCCCAACCTTCATTGGTGATAATGGTTCAACAAAAATAGTGGCAGAAACAAACCAATTGAGGAAGCCACAGCACGAAAACAGTCATGACCAATCAAACTGCAATCACGGGGCGACAGGTGGGATGGCAGGCAAAGAAGAGGATCATGATGAGGTTCACATAAACTGTGAGACCAAAAAAGGAACTGAAGAGTTCTGCATTCAGATAAAATCTGAAGATTGCGATGCAGCAAGCAGTCGGCAAACAAGCCATGAAACGGTGAAGCTGAGGTCTTCTCACAATATATCGGAGGGCACAACAAGGAGAAGAAATCAAGATAGTAGTTACATAAAAGCATCCAACAAAAGAGTTACAGTTCATGCATATCCTCATAATGGGACAGGTTCTTTAGTACAGAATGGGAAGCTTATCAATCTGCCTGGTTCACTGGAGGAACTTTTTGAAATCGGAA GTCAGAAGTTTCCAGGTTTCCATCCTACAAAACTGGTCACTAGAGACTATGCTGAAATAGATGACATCAGTGTTATTCGAGATGGTGACCACCTATTCCTTCTTCAGATGTAG
- the LOC117844766 gene encoding uncharacterized protein, producing the protein MELSAAFEERVRQMEDARNHRLALLHAEKEIQAAKSRILAAKLAAARRLEHRRLFLERRAADLASRALAARADIDAARLRRLAVARDLSSVRDEIEEAERREEDWDRFYEAKRKEMEEFQAVSRRFEAETCEEVQRLRDLVSQLKSTLQELQSSEMYSNNADIAAAEARKSDLTAKKAKLDESLASARQFRALLQQQLQKAFQSQVGDQKTAQATI; encoded by the exons atggaGCTCTCCGCAGCCTTCGAGGAGCGCGTCCGGCAGATGGAGGACGCCCGCAACCACCGCCTCGCCCTCCTCCAC GCAGAGAAGGAGATCCAGGCCGCCAAGTCCCGCATCCTCGCCGCCAAGCTCGCAGCCGCGCGCCGACTCGAGCACCGACGCCTTTTCCtcgagcgccgcgccgccgacctcgcctCCCGGGcactcgccgcccgcgccgacATCGACGCCGCGCGCttgcgccgcctcgccgtcgcccgcgaCCTCAG CTCGGTGAGGGACGAGATCGAGGAGGCGGAACGGAGGGAGGAGGACTGGGACCGCTTCTACGAGGCCaagaggaaggagatggaggagtTCCAGGCAGTGTCGCGGCGGTTCGAGGCGGAGACTTGCGAGGAAGTGCAGAGGCTGAGGGATTTGGTATCTCAA CTGAAATCTACACTGCAAGAGCTGCAGAGCAGCGAGATGTACTCAAACAACGCCGATATTGCTGCTGCGGAAGCCAGGAAGTCTGATCTGACTGCCAAGAAGGCAAAACTGGACGAGAGCCTGGCTTCGGCCCGCCAGTTCAGAGCGCTGCTTCAGCAGCAGCTCCAGAAAGCTTTCCAGTCACAGGTTGGGGATCAAAAGACAGCCCAAGCTACCATTTGA
- the LOC117862281 gene encoding E3 ubiquitin-protein ligase GW2 isoform X1, with product MGNRIGGRRKAGVEERFTRPQGLYEHRDIDQKKLRKLILEAKLAPCYPGADDAAAGGGDLEECPICFLYYPSLNRSKCCSKGICTECFLQMKPTHTARPTQCPFCKTPNYAVEYRGVKTKEERSIEQFEEQKVIEAQLRIRQKEIQDEEAKLKRKQSRCSSSRTVTPTKEVEYRDICSTSFSVPSYQCAEQGTECCSSEPSCSSQASMRPFHSRHNRDDNVDMNLEDMMVMEAIWRSIQQEQGHLVNPVCGSYFPVIEPQTRERQAFLPAAPMEMPHPGGYSCAVAALAEHQPPSMDFSYMAGSSTFPVYDMIRRPCNISGGSMCTVENSSLDTWSGIAPSCSREVVREEGECSTDHWSEGAEAGTSYAGSDIMADAGSMQPLPFAENFAMAPSHFRPDSIEEQMMFSMAVSLTDAHHGRAHAQGMAWL from the exons ATGGGGAACCGGATAGGCGGGAGGCGGAAGGCGGGGGTGGAGGAGCGGTTCACGCGCCCGCAGGGGCTCTACGAGCACAGGGACATCGACCAGAAGAAGCTGCGCAAGCTGATCCTTGAGGCCAAGCTCGCGCCCTGCTACCCgggcgccgacgacgccgcggccggcggaggggacCTCGAGGAGTGCCCCATCTGCTTCCTG TACTACCCAAGCCTCAACCGTTCAAAATGTTGCTCGAAAGGGATATGTACAG AGTGCTTTCTTCAAATGAAACCGACTCATACTGCTCGGCCTACACA ATGCCCATTCTGCAAAACACCCAATTATGCTGTGGAGTATCGTGGTGTGAAAACGAAGGAGGAAAGGAGCATAGAGCAGTTT GAAGAGCAGAAAGTCATAGAAGCACAGTTGAGGATACGCCAGAAAGAAATTCAAGATGAAGAGGCTAAGCTGAAAAGAAAACAGAGCAGGTGTTCTTCTAGCCGGACAGTAACCCCAACGAAAGAAGTGGAGTATCGAGATATTTGCAGCACATCCTTTTCAG TGCCATCGTATCAATGTGCTGAGCAAGGAACTGAATGCTGTTCATCTGAACCTTCATGCTCTAGCCAGGCTAGCATGCGGCCTTTCCATTCTAGGCATAACCG TGATGATAACGTTGATATGAATCTGGAGGATATGATGGTTATGGAAGCGATTTGGCGTTCCATTCAG CAGGAACAAGGACATCTAGTAAATCCTGTTTGTGGCAGCTACTTCCCTGTAATCGAGCCACAGACACGTGAAAGGCAGGCATTCCTTCCAGCCGCTCCTATGGAAATGCCTCATCCTGGTGGATATTCCTGTGCAGTTGCGGCTTTGGCTGAGCACCAGCCACCCAGCATGGATTTCTCTTATATGGCTGGCAGTAGCACATTCCCAGTCTATGACATGATCCGCCGACCATGCAACATCTCCGGTGGAAGCATGTGCACTGTAGAGAACAGTTCACTAGACACCTGGAGTGGGATCGCACCAAGCTGCAGCAGAGAAGTGGTACGAGAGGAGGGCGAGTGCTCAACCGACCACTGGTCGGAGGGTGCGGAGGCGGGAACTAGCTATGCCGGATCGGACATCATGGCGGATGCAGGGTCCATGCAACCATTGCCTTTCGCCGAGAACTTCGCCATGGCTCCAAGCCACTTTCGTCCGGATAGCATCGAGGAGCAGATGATGTTCTCCATGGCCGTGTCACTAACGGATGCTCACCATGGTAGGGCGCACGCGCAAGGGATGGCAtggttgtaa
- the LOC117862281 gene encoding E3 ubiquitin-protein ligase GW2 isoform X2, translating to MGNRIGGRRKAGVEERFTRPQGLYEHRDIDQKKLRKLILEAKLAPCYPGADDAAAGGGDLEECPICFLYYPSLNRSKCCSKGICTECFLQMKPTHTARPTQCPFCKTPNYAVEYRGVKTKEERSIEQFEEQKVIEAQLRIRQKEIQDEEAKLKRKQSRCSSSRTVTPTKEVEYRDICSTSFSVPSYQCAEQGTECCSSEPSCSSQASMRPFHSRHNRDDNVDMNLEDMMVMEAIWRSIQEQGHLVNPVCGSYFPVIEPQTRERQAFLPAAPMEMPHPGGYSCAVAALAEHQPPSMDFSYMAGSSTFPVYDMIRRPCNISGGSMCTVENSSLDTWSGIAPSCSREVVREEGECSTDHWSEGAEAGTSYAGSDIMADAGSMQPLPFAENFAMAPSHFRPDSIEEQMMFSMAVSLTDAHHGRAHAQGMAWL from the exons ATGGGGAACCGGATAGGCGGGAGGCGGAAGGCGGGGGTGGAGGAGCGGTTCACGCGCCCGCAGGGGCTCTACGAGCACAGGGACATCGACCAGAAGAAGCTGCGCAAGCTGATCCTTGAGGCCAAGCTCGCGCCCTGCTACCCgggcgccgacgacgccgcggccggcggaggggacCTCGAGGAGTGCCCCATCTGCTTCCTG TACTACCCAAGCCTCAACCGTTCAAAATGTTGCTCGAAAGGGATATGTACAG AGTGCTTTCTTCAAATGAAACCGACTCATACTGCTCGGCCTACACA ATGCCCATTCTGCAAAACACCCAATTATGCTGTGGAGTATCGTGGTGTGAAAACGAAGGAGGAAAGGAGCATAGAGCAGTTT GAAGAGCAGAAAGTCATAGAAGCACAGTTGAGGATACGCCAGAAAGAAATTCAAGATGAAGAGGCTAAGCTGAAAAGAAAACAGAGCAGGTGTTCTTCTAGCCGGACAGTAACCCCAACGAAAGAAGTGGAGTATCGAGATATTTGCAGCACATCCTTTTCAG TGCCATCGTATCAATGTGCTGAGCAAGGAACTGAATGCTGTTCATCTGAACCTTCATGCTCTAGCCAGGCTAGCATGCGGCCTTTCCATTCTAGGCATAACCG TGATGATAACGTTGATATGAATCTGGAGGATATGATGGTTATGGAAGCGATTTGGCGTTCCATTCAG GAACAAGGACATCTAGTAAATCCTGTTTGTGGCAGCTACTTCCCTGTAATCGAGCCACAGACACGTGAAAGGCAGGCATTCCTTCCAGCCGCTCCTATGGAAATGCCTCATCCTGGTGGATATTCCTGTGCAGTTGCGGCTTTGGCTGAGCACCAGCCACCCAGCATGGATTTCTCTTATATGGCTGGCAGTAGCACATTCCCAGTCTATGACATGATCCGCCGACCATGCAACATCTCCGGTGGAAGCATGTGCACTGTAGAGAACAGTTCACTAGACACCTGGAGTGGGATCGCACCAAGCTGCAGCAGAGAAGTGGTACGAGAGGAGGGCGAGTGCTCAACCGACCACTGGTCGGAGGGTGCGGAGGCGGGAACTAGCTATGCCGGATCGGACATCATGGCGGATGCAGGGTCCATGCAACCATTGCCTTTCGCCGAGAACTTCGCCATGGCTCCAAGCCACTTTCGTCCGGATAGCATCGAGGAGCAGATGATGTTCTCCATGGCCGTGTCACTAACGGATGCTCACCATGGTAGGGCGCACGCGCAAGGGATGGCAtggttgtaa